The following proteins are encoded in a genomic region of Cricetulus griseus strain 17A/GY chromosome 7, alternate assembly CriGri-PICRH-1.0, whole genome shotgun sequence:
- the Hnrnpab gene encoding heterogeneous nuclear ribonucleoprotein A/B isoform X2, giving the protein MSDAAEEQPMETTGATENGHEAAPEGEAPVEPGAGAPAPAAPAASGGGTTATPSGNQNGAEGDQINASKNEEDAGKMFVGGLSWDTSKKDLKDYFTKFGEVVDCTIKMDPNTGRSRGFGFILFKDSSSVEKVLDQKEHRLDGRVIDPKKAMAMKKDPVKKIFVGGLNPEATEEKIREYFGQFGEIEAIELPIDPKLNKRRGFVFITYKEEDPVKKVLEKKFHTVSGSKCEIKVAQPKEVYQQQQYGSGGRGNRNRGNRGSGGGGGQSQSWNQGYGNYWNQGYGYQQGYGPGYGGYDYSPYGYYGYGPGYDYSQGSTNYGKSQRRGGHQNNYKPY; this is encoded by the exons ATGTCGGACGCGGCTGAGGAGCAGCCCATGGAGACGACGGGCGCCACTGAGAACGGACACGAGGCCGCCCCCGAAGGCGAGGCCCCGGTCGAGCCCGGCGCCGGGGCACCGGCCCCCGCAGCCCCGGCCGCGTCTGGGGGCGGGACCACGGCGACCCCGAGCGGGAACCAGAACGGCGCCGAGGGCGATCAGATCAACGCCAGCAAGAACGAGGAGGACGCGGG aaaaatgTTCGTTGGTGGTCTGAGTTGGGATACCAGCAAAAAAGACTTAAAGGATTATTTTACTAAGTTTGGAGAGGTCGTGGACTGTACAATTAAAATGGATCCCAACACTGGACGATCAAGAGGGTTTGGGTTTATCCTATTCAAAGATTCTTCCAGTGTAGAGAAG GTCTTAGACCAGAAGGAACACAGGCTGGACGGTCGTGTTATTGACCCTAAAAAGGCGATGGCTATGAAGAAGGATCCTGTGAAGAAAATCTTTGTGGGAGGTCTGAACCCTGAAGCCACAGAGGAAAAGATCAGAGAATACTTCGGCCAGTTTGGGGAG attGAAGCCATTGAGCTTCCAATAGATCCCAAGTTGAACAAAAGacggggttttgtttttattacatataaaGAGGAAGACCCTGTGAAGAAAGTTCTGGAGAAAAAGTTCCATACTGTCAGCGGAAGCAAG TGTGAAATCAAGGTTGCCCAGCCCAAAGAGGTGTATCAGCAACAGCAGTATGGTTCTGGGGGACGAGGAAACCGCAATCGAGGGAACCGAGGcagtggtggaggtggag GTCAGAGTCAGAGTTGGAATCAGGGCTACGGCAACTACTGGAACCAGGGCTACGGCTACCAGCAGGGCTACGGGCCCGGCTATGGCGGCTACGACTACTCGCCCTATGGCTATTACGGCTACGGCCCCGGCTACGACTACA GTCAGGGTAGTACAAATTACGGGAAGAGCCAGCGACGCGGTGGCCATCAGAATAACTACAAGCCATACTGA
- the Hnrnpab gene encoding heterogeneous nuclear ribonucleoprotein A/B isoform X3 — translation MSDAAEEQPMETTGATENGHEAAPEGEAPVEPGAGAPAPAAPAASGGGTTATPSGNQNGAEGDQINASKNEEDAGKMFVGGLSWDTSKKDLKDYFTKFGEVVDCTIKMDPNTGRSRGFGFILFKDSSSVEKVLDQKEHRLDGRVIDPKKAMAMKKDPVKKIFVGGLNPEATEEKIREYFGQFGEIEAIELPIDPKLNKRRGFVFITYKEEDPVKKVLEKKFHTVSGSKCEIKVAQPKEVYQQQQYGSGGRGNRNRGNRGSGGGGGQGSTNYGKSQRRGGHQNNYKPY, via the exons ATGTCGGACGCGGCTGAGGAGCAGCCCATGGAGACGACGGGCGCCACTGAGAACGGACACGAGGCCGCCCCCGAAGGCGAGGCCCCGGTCGAGCCCGGCGCCGGGGCACCGGCCCCCGCAGCCCCGGCCGCGTCTGGGGGCGGGACCACGGCGACCCCGAGCGGGAACCAGAACGGCGCCGAGGGCGATCAGATCAACGCCAGCAAGAACGAGGAGGACGCGGG aaaaatgTTCGTTGGTGGTCTGAGTTGGGATACCAGCAAAAAAGACTTAAAGGATTATTTTACTAAGTTTGGAGAGGTCGTGGACTGTACAATTAAAATGGATCCCAACACTGGACGATCAAGAGGGTTTGGGTTTATCCTATTCAAAGATTCTTCCAGTGTAGAGAAG GTCTTAGACCAGAAGGAACACAGGCTGGACGGTCGTGTTATTGACCCTAAAAAGGCGATGGCTATGAAGAAGGATCCTGTGAAGAAAATCTTTGTGGGAGGTCTGAACCCTGAAGCCACAGAGGAAAAGATCAGAGAATACTTCGGCCAGTTTGGGGAG attGAAGCCATTGAGCTTCCAATAGATCCCAAGTTGAACAAAAGacggggttttgtttttattacatataaaGAGGAAGACCCTGTGAAGAAAGTTCTGGAGAAAAAGTTCCATACTGTCAGCGGAAGCAAG TGTGAAATCAAGGTTGCCCAGCCCAAAGAGGTGTATCAGCAACAGCAGTATGGTTCTGGGGGACGAGGAAACCGCAATCGAGGGAACCGAGGcagtggtggaggtggag GTCAGGGTAGTACAAATTACGGGAAGAGCCAGCGACGCGGTGGCCATCAGAATAACTACAAGCCATACTGA